The following DNA comes from Musa acuminata AAA Group cultivar baxijiao chromosome BXJ1-4, Cavendish_Baxijiao_AAA, whole genome shotgun sequence.
CATCAGGCTTCAAGATCACGGGCATTAACACATAAAAAGAAGCTAAGATATTCATACATCAGAAGAATTGCTTCATCGGTCAAGATCCAACCATAAAAAAGGGAAAGCAAACAAGTTGATGAACTGTAGTGATACTTGTAAGGTCAGAGATCTCGATCTTACAAGCAGGAACATTGGCTTTATAATGAGAAAGCTGATActtcatataaatatatttatctctATTAATAgaaaaaatgttgaataataataacaaaaatgcATCATGGCTCTGGCTTTGTTGTTCGAAGGCCTTGCATAAACCATGACGTATTGTTATGAAATTTGTATCCAGCTAGCACTCGGCAATATATATAATAAGGTCAATTTCAGTTCATCAAAGCAGGATTGATATACATGAGATTTCGTATCTTTAAAACCTAGTTACAGTTGTAGGTATAAATCTCATCCCCAAAACCTTTCTTGCATGTGGAGATATAACACTTGCAACTGAGAagataacagaaaaaaaaaactgtaTATAAATGTTTACTTCACTTGACAATTTTACATGAAGACAATGTGAATTGGTGCACATCAACAAACACTATCGGCTCAATCTGAAGCTGACAAATGGAGAATTTGGAGAACAGAATTTATCTAGTAGAACAACATAGAAAAAGCATATATAACTGACTACATGTACCAAACAATATGCTACTCATCCATTCTTTACTTGTATTCTATTTGATAACAAATATTCCCTAATATAACCAATTTTCTAGTTTCTTTTCCATCTCAACAATCCCTATTGTAAAAAGATCCACGGCCACTAACCAGTGTTTACTTTGCACGTCAAGTGAAGAGCATTGGATATTGTATTATAAGTTGGAACAAAAATCTCAAACTGCACTGGTTATCAGATGTGCCATTTGACATCAAATGACAATTGCATAAACTCTTTCATGTTATAGACAAAGTTTTGACTTTAAATTTTACAAGACTTTTAATTCCCTAACATAATTGAAAGTTGTCAAGCAAGACCCCTGAATGTTCATTAGTGACGCTTCGTCATTCTGTTTCTTTTCTCCAGGTTTGCGATAAAGCCTATCTGACCAGCTAAGGAAAAAGATCAGATCATTCTCTTTTGCTCTATGATCACCCTATACTTTTCAGTCCATATGCAACAAATTCCAAGCCGAGGCAACAAGTTAAGAACTTCACCTTTTACTGATTTATATTGTCAACTAAAATTGTCACAGAACATGAATAACAGCAGAAAAAGTTCAAAATGTCAAAAGggcgaaaaaaaaaagaaaacaccatTCACCCACAAATGATTGAATTATTATGAACTCACCCTGCAGTCTCCATGGAGGatagatttccaatgcttccaacaCCCTCAGTTCCAACTCAACCTGCGATTGCTCCTGATGAAACCGGAAATTTAACATAAAAAATATGTAAAAGATCGTAATTTTATATGATTCATATTGATGCATCAGATGTCAACACACAGATGGACTGGAGAACGGCAGAGAGAAAGACAAAGGAAGGGGCAAAGAACCTTGGGCAACGAAGAGGCGGAGGAGGGCGGCGCCTGGCCGGGCGAGTGAACCGAAAGGCCGTCTTGCTCCTCCTCACCGGCCGCCTCCATCCTCGTCGATCCTCAACTAAACCCTAATCCGAGGACGACTCCAACAGAGAAAAGAACTAAAAAGGGGAAAAACCTTGCTATCTCCAGAGACAGAATGCGACAAATTTCCTTCTCCTATCCTGATTTCTCAGTTGTTCGCCCTCGGCATTATCCCGTGCGAGGAGGCCGAGAGCGTGGGAGAAAGCGAGGAAGCGACGGCGAGCGCAACTCCGCCTTCGATTCGTTCCGGTTCATATTTTTTTTGAAAGTCCGGACCGGATCGGCTAAAGATCCAATTGCCGGTTCATACGGCTTCACCGACCGGTTCAATTTATCGGCTCAGACAAAAGTAGGTATTTGTCGGCTCAAACCAGAATTAAACATTGTTTAATCGAATATGAAATATTGagcttaaatataaatatataagtcTAAGTAATTAATTGGATTTAGATCTGAAGAGAACGAAATTTGTGAATATATTATCAGTATATTAAATCAGGATAATTGATGTGATCATTTTTTATCATTTCGATCGAAGGTAATATCATTCAAAATCattaattcaaaataatttcgatataaaatcatttttttatcatatattatcattttttatcattAGTTCAAAATCAGGATAATTGATTTTGATCATTTCATTagataaaaaaatcattttaattttaattccaccacataattttaattttattttattaaaatttttggatAAGTAGatttatcaagttcatcaaaacaTACTGAATCTTATAGATCAATCATGTATTATGTCAGTATCATAAGATACTACCAAGAATGTCAAAGATTTCATAGTGCATGCCTTGTTGTTTACATGCATTATTTTTTATAGGAATCTCCAAAGCTCTTTCTTAAAGAATAAATCTTGGATCTCAGCATCCCCCGGTCTTACCTAAAAATAATGAACACCTTTTGATCGATTCTATTCCATCTCACAACCTTCTCATCTCCAACAAGTTCAGGTGATCGATCATATGTTGCTCGAGGAGAAGAACATTTGAACTTGAACAAGAGAGGGAAGACAACACAAGTGATACTGGAGACAGCACCTAACGGTCAAATTGAGGACAGGAGTTTTGGGCCCCGGAGAATCcccgcgaggaggaggaggagaggaggaaggagacgGGTCGAGCTCTGGATCTTGTCCTCGCTCCACATGTGGGCTTGTGACCGTTGATGAAGGACACACAACAGAAAGCAACGTTGGCTCGGTTCCCTATGGCACGGCGTCTGCAGAGAGGCAGCCCAATAAACCGAGCAATGGGTGAAGGATTTGAAAGCTCGGGTGTGAAGACACaaatcctctctccctctctcgatAGTTTCTCCTCTCTCCCTGTCATGGCTGCTCTTGCTCTTGTAGTTCTCATCTTCACCATGTTTGGTGGATCAGGCAAGCTCGAGTTCACAGCTCTCATCTTTTTTATGTTCTTCTCTACATGTATCATCATCTTGGTGGAGATCAGGATTTCTCATGTTCTCCCATGTTTTCTCTGCTTCCTTCTTGACTACTCTTGCTAGATTTTGTTGCAGCAAGACTTGCGCCCCGTTGAACAGAGGACCATCGTTTGTTTTATCTTTCTCTTAATCTTTTTGGAATTTCATGGGGAAAATGATCTCAAGTCTGCATCTTTCTGGTGGCAGACGCGGCTTGGTGTGTCTGCAAGCCTGATATGAGTGACACTGCTCTCCAGAAGACACTGGATTATGCTTGTGGAGCTGGAGCTGACTGCACTCCTATCCTCCAAAACGGAGCTTGTTACAATCCCAACACAGTGAAAGCCCATTGCTCCTATGCTGCTAACAGCTACTACCAGAGGAAAGGGCAGGCACAAGGGACCTGTGATTTCTCGGGCACTGCTGCTCTTGCCACCACAGATCCAAGTAAGTCAATGAACGTTCTTAGTTCCCCATCACCTGGTTGTCATTTCCCACAAAAATGCACCATTAATCTTCATCTGATTGCTTACAGGTTACAGTGGTTGCACTTTCCCTGCAACTGCCAGGTACATCTCTGAGTACATTACAATCAATGAGCATGACCATCATCTATTTTGACTTCAtttctctgcttcttcttcttcttcttcctcctcctccagtgCTGCAGGCACAGGATCTACACCAGCAACAAACACCCCTGGCACAACACCCGGCACCTTCTCCCCAACCAGTGGAGTAGTAGGGGGGTTGGGGCCTTCAAGTAGCATGTCCAATGAGGACATGAGCCATGGTGGGTTCCTCATGAAGGCAGGGATGGGTTCTCTCCTCCTCACTGTCATTTGCTCAGTGATGGCTTTGTTGGGTTGATGAAAAGCCTCCGGTTCTAGCGTATGATCCCATTGTTGTAACATGGACTGATACAGAGGCATTTCTCGTCCAGCCTATGGTTTTTGTCTTTCCCCTGTGGCAGACAGGATTGATTCCATCTGAGTGATGCAGTGAAACATTGTAATAGCTGTAGCACTTCTTCTTGTCCAACTTCTTTCTTCTCCATTGTTACTGATGAGCTGCTGTTGATGTGTATGTGTTAACATTATGCTTCTTCTTCTATTTCGATGGTATAAAGGAAATGGAAGATGCATTCAAGTTTCTCGTGAACATTCAGAATGCAAATTCtgcaataataattttaaatatacaaaaataataaatCGTGCTTATATTCATTaaatatttttcttggatattattattagtaaaaaattataaattcaaaAGGTCCAAGCCATTCCAATCATCGATGACGGGAGATGAACGGCCGAGATCAATTCGATCTTCCAGAATCTCAAACAAAAACGTTCTGATGCGTGCTTAGGGTTTATTTACCCGCGTGTAAACCCTCCTTGAAGATAGTAATATGTCGGTCCCACAGGTTAAATAACAGGGAGACGTCAAGGGTAGATGTCGGTAGAAGTCTCGAACGCAAACAGTGaactttaaatataataataataataataaatggagGAAAATCTACTGCTGCTTTGTCTGTTTTAGGTTTGGAATCCCGCTGTTTGGAGGCGAGGGAAGAGATGGGCGCTCTGCGCTTGAGGGCTTCCTTCGCCGTTGCGAGGTTGGCGTTGGGTTCTGATCATCCCCTGTCGTCCGATGCCCAACCCCCTCGCACTCTTTCCCTCCCTGTTGCGGTTCCTTCTGGTTTGGTGCTTCTGATTGTTGCCTTCTTCCGTTGACTGCTTGCTTCCACGTCAAGAttgatttttttccttcttccttgGATCGCTTCGGCTGAAAGATCGGATCTTTGGCGGTGACGGCGCTAGCGTTAGTGCCTGTCCCGTTGGTTCTCGGTTATCCGCCCCAAAGATCCGATCTTTTCTCATATGTTATTGTCTTTGTTAGTAGCAATCTGGGTTTTGGAGCTTTGAAGTGCCCTTCTTTATGTGTGTCTGTGTTTCTCTTTTTGGGATCTGAGTTTCGATCCGTGGGCTGTTTGCATTTTATTAAGCTTTTCGTATTGGAGATTTATTTGACTGGGAAAAGATGAAATTTTGTGGGTACGGAAGCTTTGCTCGGCGCTTTTAATTTGCACGTAAGGGGCAGAATTGTGTAGATACTGTGGCAGTGAATGTTGTACAGCAGTTAGTCCAGCAGTGTATTTTATTTGGTAATAGGAAGGAGGAAATCTTGTCAGAAAAAAATTCCTCAATTCAGTTGTATGTAATCCAAGCTAGTCTTTTGAATGGATAAGCAGGTATACCAGAAGAGAGTCAAATCTGGAGGtagaatttttcagcgattagcaTGCAAACAAGCCCCAGAAGATGCTTCTTCTAATGATGATAAAGTTCCTTGCAACACCCCTAGAGGTTATACGGAGTCAACATGCGTTTCTTTACGTGAGGGTATGGCTTCCAGTAGTACTGATAATGGAGATGCCTTCATGAGTTCAGGGGAGTATGTGAGGGACCATGGTTCTCTTTTAAGTTTGCAGCCATGGATTTTCAAAACGGGAAGTTATCAGAGAGATGAGGAATTAGTGAAACCAAATGATGATTGTTCTGAGAAATGTGGGTATGAAATGGATGGTTTCATGTATAATTCTCTTCCAGAGATCTCTCCACAGAGTATTAGTCTGGGTTACGCGTGTGGTAGAGGTCAAAGCACTATTAGAGCCAGGCGCTCTCACCGCAGCTCAATTAAGCCGCTTTCTTCCACGGAGAACTGCCTAATCCCTCAACTTTACGATGCAAATTTTGAAATTGAAGAGTTTGTTTTCAGTTCGTTTCCTTCTTCCACCACACCAGGCTTGAGGCCCTTTATTGTAACAGATGAGAGCAAGATAGTTAACAAATCTAGTTTTGGATCTACAGGCATAACTTTTGATAGTGGAATGAACAAGGGGAATATGAAGAATGTGACAGGTGTTTCTTCTCTTCCTGAGTTGAGGACATCAAAAAGaaagagtagggagacaccacatGATATTGTGGGACCTTCCAACAGTCGAAGATCACACATGATCTCCCATCAAAAAGGTAGTATCATTACCATGTTTTCATTGGTTCTGATACTAAAGATGCCTGTAGTGTGATGGTTGCTGACTTGTATTTTACTTTGTCTGCTGAAATAGTCATTGACCATAGCCAATGAAAAATTAGACTTACTAGGAAGGGAAAAACAGCATTAAAGATTTGAAGCAAAAGCATACaatcatattttattaatatttctgTATATTGTGTTTTCTCTAGTTTTTTCAGTCCTATCTTTGTTTTAACTCTTTGTGGACTGTATTATGTACTCGTCAGTATTTCTTCTCACCATATCACTCTGATGATAATTAGTTTGGCTGGTATActggactttttttttttaattttctgccCAAATGGATATCACTAGTTGATTCCTTGACTAATAACATCACCCTGGTCAATTTCTTGATTGAAGTATATAAAAAATGGAAAATCCAGGTTGGTGTGTTTAATTTTTATTCTTGTTCGATTAACTGTTTCCATGTTGAGTATAGAAGTGGAAGTTCTTGTTGCTGTAGTCCATCTTCCAATTCCTAGTCACCAATTAATTGATTGTTCATCTAATTGAGTAATATATATCTGTTTTGCATAGCGATGTGCTAAGTTGCTTTATAATGTTACTGTGTTTCTGATGTTTTGAGAATAGTTTCTTTGTTTTGACTTataaatattcttttcttttgtaattggACGAAGGTCAATTGATCTGGTGACATTTTTATTTGTAGTATATTGTCATATGTGATGGACTATTGTCTGTTAAGATTGGCATATCATTGTGATGGGGTGTTTTTCCATTCTGGAAGGTGGAGAAAtgatttctgtagcctttgagatgTCATATTAAATCCTACTTTCGAGTTTCAGTGGGTCTTGGCATCGAGTTAGGATGATATCAGTATGGGTTCTGTGTCATGCCAAGGGTTTGCTGACACACAGGGCAATTGCATATCTACCATTGGAAATAGGTGAAATTCATTTACGATCTCTTAAAGCTACGGCCTACAAGTATCATGGTTCTTATAATTTCATAGTCTTTCCATGCTCATATTGTTCAGAAATTTGTAAGGGTATTTGTGAAACTTTAGAAGGGTATCCATATATTTGTAGGGCATTCATGGAAGTTTGAATTGTAACCTTTAGACAATGACCTAAGCTGTGGGGTATGTAGAAATTGCACCATAATGTTAACTTGTATTTATCAGCATAAACCTTTCCAATTGTGTGTGACAGTGAACTTTACTCCTATGTCGAGATGGCTGTTTCCTTAGAATATAGAGCTCCAAAGGGAGTCCCACAGTAGATGCAGTGTGCTTCCATCCCTAGGGTTACTCCTTTCAGGTTAGGTGGATGGACCTTGCACTTTTCACTTGCTACTATTAATCTATAGATTTCAATGTTTCCTCTTGCTTAAAAATTTTACTTCAATTTTCTTATTTCATCATGTGAATTTGTAGTTTTCATcaatgattttaattttaaatgataccacccgtatcgggcggtacgtaccggttcgtCAGTAGATCGGTACACGAATCGTCCGCTATCGGGATAGCGGGCGATAGCATCGAGCGGtgacaaagaagaaagaaagggagaagaaagaggtcGGTgacagagaagaaagaagaaaacctGGAGATTTGGCGGGGCGACGAAGCCTCGGCGATGTCATGTGGAGAAGCAATTTCTTCTCCCCAGCAGAAGAAACCGAGCGAGgcgatgcctttttttttttttttcttttcgcgTGGGGAAACTGAGCGACATCGTTGAGGCGATGCcgcttttccctttttttttgcgCGGGGAAACCGA
Coding sequences within:
- the LOC135672600 gene encoding PLASMODESMATA CALLOSE-BINDING PROTEIN 3-like; translated protein: MARRLQRGSPINRAMGEGFESSGVKTQILSPSLDSFSSLPVMAALALVVLIFTMFGGSDAAWCVCKPDMSDTALQKTLDYACGAGADCTPILQNGACYNPNTVKAHCSYAANSYYQRKGQAQGTCDFSGTAALATTDPSYSGCTFPATASAAGTGSTPATNTPGTTPGTFSPTSGVVGGLGPSSSMSNEDMSHGGFLMKAGMGSLLLTVICSVMALLG